Proteins from a single region of Chitinophagales bacterium:
- the secA gene encoding preprotein translocase subunit SecA has product MLQFISRLFGGSKSEKDVKQIQPVVAKINEWFQQYQSISNDELRGKTADFKARIKAYLGDIDKEIAAKQAEADALADTAIHEKDAIYQEVDKLKKARDKKIEEILEKILPEAFAVVKETARRFKENTQIVAQATDLDRELSVKKPYIKIEGDQAVFQNSWQAAGNTITWNMVHYDVQLIGGTVLHQGKISEMATGEGKTLVSTLPAYLNALAGEGVHLVTVNDYLARRDSEWNGPIFEWLGLTVDCIDKHQPNTAERRKAYLADITYGTNNEFGFDYLRDNMVHSPDEMVQRKHHYAMVDEVDSVLIDDARTPLIISGPVGHSDNTQQFFELKPRIEKLVEAQKRATNLFLNEAKKKIAEGDDDPKSGGLALFRAHRGLPKNNALIKFLSEPGIRVKLQKAENYYLADQQKEMPHADAELFFFIDEKNNSVDLTDKGIQLITGAGEDPNFFVLPDISVSLAAVEQDGNLSAEEKLQRKEAILNEYSVKADRIHTVQQLLKAYTLFDKDVEYVVMDGAVKIVDEQTGRILDGRRYSDGLHQAIEAKENVKIEASTQTYATITLQNYFRMYHKLAGMTGTAETEAAELWDIYKLDVVSIPTNIQAIRKDEEDLVYKTKREKYGAVIDEIEKLRGEGRPVLVGTTSVEVSELLSRMLRQKQVPHNVLNAKQHAREAQIVQEAGLAGAVTIATNMAGRGTDIKLGPGVKEAGGLAIIGTERHESRRVDRQLRGRAGRQGDPGSSQFFVSLEDDLMRMFGSERIAKVMDFAGYKEGEVIQHSMITKSIERAQRKVEENNFGTRKRLLEYDDVMNKQRSVIYTKRNHALFGERLALDLDNAFYAVAEGLVSSFKEMNDFDGFRMAAIVNFGIDTSITADELNKQSEQALAEKLYAEAMNTYQRRKDELTKQALPVFKNIRLQQGNHIENVVVPFTDGKKGMQVLANMQKTIDTNGAELVNALERNVSLALIDDAWKEHLRAMDNLKQSVQTATYEQKDPLVIYKMEAFNLFKNMDAEVNKNIVQFLSHAQIPLAEGEEVREGRQEKTDLSNMRTQKDDMDGLSNNYANDNEYYDPTPTKQEPVKVGPKIGRNDPCPCGSGKKYKACHGKDL; this is encoded by the coding sequence ATGTTACAATTCATTAGCCGCTTGTTTGGCGGTAGCAAAAGTGAGAAGGATGTAAAGCAGATCCAACCGGTGGTAGCCAAAATCAATGAGTGGTTTCAGCAATACCAAAGCATTTCTAATGACGAGTTGAGAGGAAAAACTGCTGATTTCAAAGCTAGGATCAAAGCCTATCTCGGCGATATTGACAAGGAAATTGCTGCAAAACAAGCTGAAGCAGACGCATTGGCAGATACGGCTATTCATGAAAAAGATGCGATTTACCAAGAAGTAGATAAGCTGAAAAAAGCGCGCGATAAAAAAATCGAAGAGATTCTGGAGAAAATTTTACCTGAAGCTTTTGCTGTGGTAAAAGAAACTGCGCGTCGCTTTAAAGAGAACACACAGATAGTTGCACAAGCCACTGATTTGGATCGTGAGCTTAGCGTTAAAAAGCCTTATATCAAAATTGAAGGTGATCAAGCTGTCTTTCAAAACAGCTGGCAGGCTGCTGGTAATACCATCACCTGGAATATGGTGCATTACGATGTACAGTTAATTGGTGGTACTGTATTGCATCAGGGTAAGATTTCAGAAATGGCTACCGGTGAAGGTAAAACCCTGGTATCTACACTGCCTGCTTACCTGAACGCTTTGGCTGGTGAAGGCGTACACCTCGTAACAGTGAACGATTATCTGGCACGTCGTGACTCTGAGTGGAATGGCCCCATATTCGAATGGTTGGGACTTACCGTAGATTGTATCGATAAGCATCAGCCCAATACAGCTGAGCGTAGAAAAGCCTATCTGGCCGACATCACTTATGGTACGAACAACGAGTTTGGTTTCGATTACCTGCGCGATAATATGGTGCACTCACCAGATGAAATGGTACAGCGCAAGCACCACTACGCGATGGTGGATGAAGTGGATTCTGTATTAATTGATGATGCCAGAACGCCATTGATTATTTCTGGTCCTGTTGGACATTCAGATAATACACAGCAATTCTTTGAACTGAAACCAAGAATTGAAAAACTAGTGGAAGCACAAAAGCGTGCTACTAATCTTTTCCTGAATGAAGCCAAGAAGAAAATTGCTGAAGGCGATGATGATCCCAAGAGTGGCGGATTAGCCCTCTTCCGCGCACATCGTGGTTTACCCAAGAACAATGCATTAATCAAGTTTTTGAGTGAGCCAGGTATTCGCGTTAAACTGCAGAAAGCAGAGAACTATTATCTCGCTGACCAGCAGAAAGAAATGCCACATGCAGATGCAGAATTGTTCTTCTTCATTGATGAAAAGAATAATTCAGTAGATCTTACGGACAAAGGTATTCAGCTGATTACCGGTGCGGGTGAAGATCCTAACTTCTTTGTGTTGCCAGATATCAGCGTTTCGCTGGCTGCTGTTGAGCAAGACGGCAATCTGTCTGCAGAAGAAAAGTTGCAGCGCAAAGAAGCTATCCTCAATGAGTATTCAGTAAAAGCAGATCGTATTCATACTGTACAACAATTGCTGAAAGCCTACACTTTGTTTGATAAGGACGTAGAGTATGTGGTGATGGATGGTGCGGTGAAGATTGTAGATGAGCAAACAGGTCGTATTCTTGATGGTCGCCGTTATTCTGATGGTTTACACCAGGCCATTGAAGCAAAAGAGAATGTGAAGATTGAAGCATCTACACAGACTTATGCAACCATCACTTTGCAGAACTATTTCAGGATGTACCACAAGCTGGCTGGTATGACCGGTACTGCAGAAACAGAAGCAGCTGAATTGTGGGATATCTATAAACTGGATGTGGTGTCAATCCCAACCAATATCCAGGCAATCAGAAAAGACGAAGAAGATCTCGTATATAAAACCAAGCGTGAGAAGTACGGTGCAGTGATTGATGAGATTGAAAAATTGCGTGGTGAAGGTCGCCCCGTACTGGTTGGTACAACATCGGTTGAAGTGAGTGAATTGCTCAGCCGTATGCTCCGCCAAAAGCAAGTGCCGCACAATGTGTTGAACGCAAAGCAGCATGCTCGTGAAGCACAGATTGTACAAGAAGCTGGTTTGGCTGGTGCTGTTACCATTGCCACCAACATGGCCGGTCGTGGTACGGATATCAAGCTCGGCCCCGGTGTAAAAGAAGCAGGAGGTCTGGCCATCATCGGTACAGAGCGCCATGAATCACGTCGCGTGGATCGTCAGTTGCGCGGTCGCGCTGGTCGTCAGGGTGATCCTGGTTCTTCTCAGTTCTTTGTGTCTTTGGAAGATGATCTGATGCGCATGTTCGGTAGTGAGCGTATTGCTAAAGTGATGGACTTTGCCGGTTACAAAGAAGGTGAAGTGATCCAGCACAGCATGATCACCAAATCTATTGAAAGAGCACAGCGCAAAGTGGAAGAAAACAACTTCGGTACACGTAAGCGTTTGCTGGAATATGATGATGTGATGAACAAGCAGCGCTCAGTCATCTATACCAAACGTAACCACGCTTTGTTTGGAGAACGTCTGGCACTGGATTTAGATAACGCATTTTATGCTGTTGCGGAAGGACTGGTTAGTTCATTCAAAGAAATGAATGACTTTGATGGTTTCCGTATGGCTGCGATTGTGAACTTTGGTATTGATACATCCATTACGGCTGATGAACTGAATAAGCAGTCTGAACAAGCACTTGCCGAAAAACTCTACGCAGAAGCCATGAATACCTATCAGCGTAGAAAAGATGAGCTGACCAAGCAGGCGCTACCTGTATTCAAAAACATTCGTCTGCAGCAAGGCAATCATATTGAAAATGTGGTAGTGCCATTCACAGATGGAAAAAAGGGTATGCAGGTTTTGGCCAACATGCAAAAGACCATCGATACCAATGGCGCTGAACTAGTGAATGCTTTAGAGCGCAATGTTTCACTAGCGCTGATTGATGATGCATGGAAAGAACACTTGCGCGCAATGGATAATCTGAAGCAGAGTGTGCAGACAGCAACCTATGAGCAGAAGGATCCATTGGTGATTTACAAGATGGAAGCATTCAATCTCTTCAAGAATATGGATGCAGAAGTGAACAAGAATATTGTTCAGTTCTTAAGCCATGCACAAATTCCTTTGGCTGAAGGTGAGGAAGTGCGCGAAGGTCGCCAGGAGAAAACAGACCTGAGTAATATGCGCACACAGAAAGATGATATGGACGGCCTGTCTAATAATTATGCCAACGACAACGAGTATTATGATCCAACACCTACTAAACAAGAACCAGTGAAAGTAGGTCCTAAGATCGGACGTAATGATCCTTGTCCTTGCGGCAGCGGAAAAAAATACAAAGCCTGTCATGGCAAAGACCTTTAA
- the deoC gene encoding deoxyribose-phosphate aldolase: MSIAAIIDHTVLKPTVLLSDIEQVCAEAKEYGFASVCVPPNFVKHAKKHTAGSAVKVATVIGFPFGYSAVEAKIAEILLAMVDGADELDMVINIAAIKNNDWEYLANEINHIMPIVKQQNKIIKIIIESGVLTDEEIIRCCELYGAAGIDYLKTSTGYAEKGASVHAVSLFRKHLPAHVQIKASGGIRDYAFAAELVKAGATRLGCSASVAIAKGAAAEAGNY, from the coding sequence ATGTCGATAGCAGCAATCATTGATCATACTGTTTTAAAGCCCACTGTATTACTTAGTGATATTGAGCAAGTGTGTGCAGAAGCGAAGGAGTACGGATTTGCATCTGTTTGTGTGCCGCCCAACTTTGTGAAGCATGCCAAAAAGCATACAGCAGGCAGTGCCGTGAAAGTGGCTACAGTGATTGGTTTTCCATTCGGCTATTCGGCGGTGGAAGCAAAAATTGCAGAAATTTTACTGGCCATGGTTGATGGAGCAGATGAGCTGGATATGGTGATCAATATTGCAGCCATCAAGAATAATGATTGGGAATACCTGGCGAATGAAATCAACCACATCATGCCCATTGTGAAGCAGCAAAACAAAATCATCAAGATCATCATCGAGAGTGGGGTGCTAACAGATGAGGAGATCATTCGCTGTTGTGAATTGTATGGCGCTGCTGGCATTGATTACCTGAAAACTTCTACTGGATATGCAGAGAAAGGTGCATCTGTTCATGCAGTAAGCTTATTTAGAAAACATCTGCCTGCACATGTTCAGATTAAAGCATCTGGTGGTATTCGTGATTATGCGTTTGCAGCTGAACTGGTAAAAGCCGGCGCAACAAGGCTGGGTTGCAGTGCCAGTGTGGCCATTGCAAAAGGGGCTGCGGCCGAAGCTGGTAACTATTGA
- a CDS encoding SPOR domain-containing protein, whose product MRLSLLIITTLFISTVFGQDSIVVKKDPRLDVLSAKQAQINKRTSLVTSSGMIKGFRLQIVSTTNRDVALRTKADLLSRYPEHKAYLLFQSPYFKVRFGNFLKREDAEKIRKVLNKQYPQGVFVVEDGIEYTLKDDEEL is encoded by the coding sequence ATGCGTTTGAGTTTATTGATCATAACAACTTTATTTATTTCTACTGTTTTCGGTCAGGATTCTATTGTTGTAAAGAAGGATCCGAGATTGGATGTATTGTCTGCTAAACAAGCACAGATCAATAAACGTACATCTTTGGTTACCAGTAGTGGTATGATCAAGGGTTTTCGTTTGCAAATAGTCAGCACAACCAATAGGGATGTTGCTCTGCGCACAAAAGCTGATCTGCTTTCCCGCTATCCAGAGCACAAAGCATATCTCTTGTTTCAGTCGCCCTACTTCAAAGTGCGGTTCGGTAATTTTCTGAAAAGAGAGGATGCAGAGAAAATACGTAAGGTCCTGAACAAGCAATACCCGCAGGGTGTGTTTGTGGTGGAAGATGGCATTGAATATACATTGAAAGACGACGAAGAATTATAA
- a CDS encoding amidohydrolase, whose protein sequence is MLAEKIKALAATHAGEFIGVRRHLHAHPELSYQEFATSQYVQERLQQEGIAFEVMATTGIVATIQGKNPNSRVIALRADMDALPIQEENQVPYCSTKPGVMHACGHDVHTTILLGAARILQQLKDEWEGTVKLLFQPGEEKNPGGASYMIRDGALENPKPSGIIALHVHPGLDVGKLSFRTGRVMASADEIYITIRSKGGHAAAPHLTADTILIASQLVVSLQQVISRNNNPTSPSVLSICSFQGGFTTNVIPSEVKLMGTFRAMDEAWRFKAHELIKQQAIGLVTAMGAEADVHIDVGYPTVDNDPALTNKAWQLAEQYMGKTNVEETEMRMGAEDFGYYTQQIPGCFFRLGVRNEAKGIVHNVHTPKFDIDESAIAIGMGNMAWLAVSV, encoded by the coding sequence ATGCTCGCAGAGAAGATTAAGGCATTGGCTGCAACACATGCAGGAGAGTTTATTGGTGTAAGAAGACATCTGCATGCGCATCCTGAATTGAGTTATCAGGAGTTTGCTACCAGTCAATACGTGCAGGAGCGTTTGCAACAGGAGGGTATTGCTTTTGAGGTAATGGCTACTACTGGTATTGTTGCTACCATTCAGGGAAAAAATCCCAACAGTCGTGTAATTGCTTTGCGCGCTGATATGGATGCGCTGCCAATTCAGGAAGAGAATCAAGTACCTTATTGTTCTACCAAGCCCGGCGTGATGCATGCTTGTGGGCATGATGTACATACAACCATTTTATTGGGTGCTGCAAGAATCCTGCAGCAATTGAAAGATGAATGGGAGGGCACAGTGAAATTGTTATTTCAGCCAGGTGAAGAAAAAAATCCCGGAGGTGCCAGTTATATGATTCGTGATGGTGCATTGGAAAATCCCAAACCATCAGGCATTATTGCCTTACATGTACATCCGGGTCTGGATGTAGGTAAGCTTAGTTTCAGAACCGGTAGGGTAATGGCCAGTGCGGATGAAATTTATATCACTATCAGAAGCAAAGGCGGCCATGCAGCTGCACCGCACCTTACTGCTGATACGATATTGATAGCATCACAATTGGTTGTTAGTCTGCAACAAGTTATTTCGAGAAACAACAATCCTACTTCGCCATCGGTACTATCTATTTGTTCTTTTCAGGGTGGATTTACCACCAATGTCATACCGAGTGAAGTGAAGTTGATGGGTACTTTCCGTGCTATGGATGAAGCCTGGCGTTTCAAAGCACATGAGCTGATTAAACAACAGGCAATTGGATTGGTGACGGCTATGGGTGCAGAAGCCGATGTACATATTGATGTTGGCTATCCAACTGTTGACAATGACCCCGCGCTTACAAACAAAGCTTGGCAGTTGGCAGAACAATACATGGGTAAGACCAATGTGGAAGAAACGGAAATGCGCATGGGCGCTGAGGATTTTGGTTACTATACCCAGCAGATACCTGGCTGTTTTTTCCGTCTGGGCGTGCGAAATGAGGCCAAAGGCATTGTGCACAACGTACATACACCTAAATTTGATATAGACGAATCTGCTATTGCCATCGGTATGGGTAATATGGCTTGGCTGGCAGTAAGCGTCTGA
- a CDS encoding HAMP domain-containing histidine kinase, producing the protein MRKSWLIAALILPLMAIGQTTSADANTFRWIIIILGCLLSAAIIFIVFLVQKIGQHKKDAAMLMQQQDEIIRTNREVQKLNQVKDKIFAIISHDLRSPLTSTHNLLDLLNQGLISHEEFAPFSKQLQNDVLNTLILTENLLNWSKTQLNGVVPYKRDFHLQPVIDEVIQTLHSLSRAKDIMIENQVRDHLVHSDADMIKMIVRNILSNAIKFTPHGKLIYIREILSDHKLLLQITDEGVGMSPEKVDQLNRKMAESTRGTDNEKGTGIGMRLVLDMIAALDETITISSQEDMGTTVTVSIPLVS; encoded by the coding sequence ATGCGAAAAAGCTGGTTGATAGCTGCCTTAATACTGCCATTGATGGCCATTGGTCAGACTACAAGTGCCGATGCAAATACTTTTCGTTGGATAATCATCATCCTGGGGTGTTTACTTTCTGCTGCTATAATATTCATCGTTTTTCTTGTTCAAAAAATTGGTCAGCATAAAAAAGATGCTGCAATGCTGATGCAGCAACAAGACGAGATCATTCGCACCAATAGAGAGGTACAAAAGCTCAATCAGGTAAAAGACAAAATATTTGCGATTATCTCCCATGATTTGCGTTCCCCGCTTACTTCCACGCATAATTTATTGGATCTGCTGAATCAGGGACTCATCTCTCATGAAGAGTTTGCGCCCTTTTCCAAGCAGTTGCAGAATGATGTACTGAACACACTTATTTTAACAGAAAACCTGTTGAACTGGTCTAAAACACAACTGAATGGTGTTGTGCCATATAAGCGCGATTTTCATTTGCAACCAGTCATTGATGAAGTAATCCAAACCCTGCACTCTTTATCAAGGGCTAAGGATATCATGATTGAAAACCAGGTGCGAGATCATTTGGTGCATTCGGATGCAGATATGATTAAAATGATTGTCCGCAATATTCTTTCCAATGCCATCAAATTTACGCCGCATGGGAAATTGATTTATATCCGCGAAATTCTCAGCGATCATAAACTGCTCTTGCAGATTACAGATGAAGGTGTGGGTATGAGCCCCGAAAAAGTAGATCAGTTGAATCGAAAAATGGCCGAGAGTACCCGTGGAACAGACAATGAAAAAGGTACAGGTATTGGTATGCGATTGGTACTGGACATGATTGCAGCTTTGGATGAAACCATCACCATCAGCAGTCAGGAGGATATGGGTACAACTGTGACGGTTTCTATTCCGCTGGTTTCCTAG
- a CDS encoding NADP-dependent malic enzyme produces the protein MTKQKHDLRREQALEYHASGRPGKIEVIPTKEAKTQRDLSLAYSPGVAEPCKEIHQNKEEVYKYTAKGNLVAVITNGTAVLGLGDIGPEASKPVMEGKGVLFKIFADIDVFDIEINEKDPEKFCQIVKSLEPTFGGINLEDIKAPECFYIERKLRDELNIPVMHDDQHGTAIISGAALLNALELQKKKIDKVRIVMNGAGAAAMACAQMYVALGAKYENFIMFDKDGVLHEGRTDLDELRRKFMVKKSDWDLSKAMKDADVFVGLSVGNVVTQDMIKSMAKRPIVFALANPNPEITYDLAAAVREDLIMATGRTDFPNQVNNVLGFPYIFRGALDVRARQINEAMKLAAVRALAELARTPVPDIVNMAYNQKNMSFGPEYIIPKPLDPRLLSTVAPAVAKAAMESGVAQKTIDNWDAYKVELNKRLGLDNQLIRALGAKARRDPKRLVFAEADNLKVIKAASIIYDEGIAYPILLGEEEKIRRIADEHDIDITELPIIDPRSKELEEKRHFYGELFFKKRQRKGYNHYESLKIMKDRNHYGCMMVETGDADAMISGLTRNYDQAIRPALQIIGTEEGVKKIAGMYLLLTKKGPLFLADTTVNFNPTAEELADIAMLVAKEVRHFNITPRIAMLSYSNFGSSQSPEAKLVAEATQLLRQRNPSLIVDGEIQASLAFNKEILRDNYPFSELVDEDVNVLIFPNLTAGNVAYNLLREIGGADAIGPILLGLKKPVHVLQLGSTVRNIVNMALVAVVDAQLKSRVDTDDVIQRSKWWQRLKKRKR, from the coding sequence ATGACAAAACAAAAGCACGATCTGCGTAGAGAACAGGCACTGGAGTATCATGCTTCAGGAAGACCGGGTAAGATTGAGGTAATCCCTACCAAAGAAGCAAAGACGCAGCGCGACTTATCACTGGCTTACAGTCCCGGTGTTGCTGAACCATGTAAAGAAATTCATCAGAATAAAGAAGAGGTTTATAAATACACTGCTAAGGGTAATCTGGTAGCGGTGATTACCAATGGTACAGCCGTATTGGGCCTGGGTGATATTGGTCCTGAAGCCAGCAAACCGGTGATGGAAGGAAAGGGTGTACTCTTCAAAATTTTTGCTGATATCGATGTGTTCGATATTGAAATCAATGAAAAAGATCCGGAGAAATTTTGTCAGATTGTAAAATCGCTGGAACCAACTTTCGGAGGCATCAACTTAGAAGACATCAAAGCACCGGAATGTTTTTACATTGAGCGCAAGCTGCGCGATGAATTGAATATTCCTGTGATGCACGATGATCAACACGGCACAGCCATCATCAGCGGTGCTGCTTTGCTGAATGCATTGGAATTACAAAAGAAAAAGATTGATAAAGTCCGCATCGTGATGAATGGTGCGGGTGCTGCAGCCATGGCCTGTGCACAGATGTATGTGGCTCTTGGTGCCAAGTATGAAAACTTTATCATGTTCGATAAAGATGGTGTACTGCATGAAGGCCGAACCGATTTAGATGAACTGCGTAGAAAATTCATGGTGAAGAAATCAGATTGGGATTTGTCCAAAGCCATGAAGGATGCAGATGTGTTTGTGGGCTTAAGTGTTGGCAATGTGGTTACGCAAGACATGATCAAATCCATGGCCAAGCGTCCAATCGTATTTGCATTGGCAAACCCCAATCCTGAAATTACTTACGATCTGGCTGCTGCAGTGCGTGAAGATTTAATCATGGCGACTGGTCGTACGGATTTCCCCAATCAGGTAAACAATGTATTGGGCTTCCCTTATATCTTCCGCGGAGCATTGGATGTGCGCGCGCGTCAGATCAACGAAGCCATGAAACTGGCTGCTGTGCGTGCATTGGCTGAACTAGCCAGAACACCGGTGCCTGATATCGTAAACATGGCGTATAACCAGAAGAATATGTCTTTTGGTCCGGAATACATCATCCCCAAACCACTCGATCCACGTTTGCTCTCTACTGTTGCACCGGCTGTTGCCAAAGCTGCAATGGAATCAGGCGTAGCGCAAAAGACGATTGATAACTGGGATGCATATAAAGTAGAATTGAATAAGCGCCTGGGCTTGGATAACCAGTTGATTCGTGCATTGGGTGCCAAAGCACGCAGAGATCCTAAGCGTTTGGTATTTGCAGAAGCGGATAACTTAAAAGTCATCAAAGCTGCCAGCATCATTTACGATGAAGGAATTGCATACCCCATTCTGTTGGGCGAAGAGGAAAAGATCAGACGTATTGCGGATGAACATGATATTGATATCACTGAACTGCCCATCATTGATCCGCGCAGCAAAGAGCTGGAAGAAAAGCGTCACTTCTATGGTGAACTGTTTTTCAAAAAGCGTCAGCGCAAAGGCTATAATCATTATGAGAGCCTAAAAATCATGAAAGACCGCAACCATTATGGTTGTATGATGGTGGAAACAGGTGATGCCGATGCCATGATCTCTGGTTTAACCAGGAACTATGATCAGGCTATTCGTCCGGCTTTGCAGATTATCGGTACAGAAGAAGGCGTGAAGAAAATTGCAGGTATGTATCTGCTACTCACGAAGAAAGGTCCGCTCTTCTTGGCAGATACAACCGTAAACTTCAATCCAACTGCAGAAGAATTGGCAGATATTGCTATGTTGGTGGCCAAAGAAGTGCGTCATTTCAATATTACGCCGCGTATTGCCATGCTGAGCTATAGCAATTTCGGTAGCAGCCAATCACCTGAAGCCAAATTGGTGGCAGAAGCAACCCAGTTGTTGCGTCAACGCAATCCATCTTTGATTGTAGATGGTGAAATTCAAGCCAGCCTTGCTTTCAATAAAGAAATTCTCCGCGATAATTATCCTTTTAGTGAATTGGTTGATGAAGATGTAAACGTACTCATCTTCCCCAACCTTACTGCCGGTAACGTGGCCTATAACCTCCTGCGCGAAATTGGTGGTGCGGATGCAATCGGTCCGATTTTGTTGGGTTTGAAAAAGCCGGTACATGTATTACAATTGGGTAGCACTGTTCGCAATATTGTGAACATGGCCTTGGTGGCAGTAGTGGATGCACAGTTGAAAAGCCGAGTAGATACCGATGATGTGATTCAGCGTAGCAAATGGTGGCAGCGTTTAAAGAAAAGAAAACGGTAA
- a CDS encoding ABC transporter permease has protein sequence MKFFTHFGAFLIMLKAMFTKPENWRMYWKELMHQCVEIGIGSLPIVIIISVFLGAVTTVQTAYQLVSPLVPKQTIAQIVRDSVILELSPTVVSIVLAGVVGSKIASELGNMRTTEQIDALEIMGINTHTYLILPKILGALIVVPCLIVLSAVLAIWGGRTAGSAAGILATDIFDAGLRQNIVFYNINFALYKAYTFAFIISSVPAYYGYHVKGGALEIGRASTSAVVVSCILILFADYALAALLL, from the coding sequence ATGAAATTCTTCACACATTTCGGTGCCTTCCTCATCATGCTCAAAGCCATGTTCACCAAACCGGAGAACTGGCGCATGTATTGGAAAGAATTGATGCACCAATGTGTTGAAATCGGTATCGGCTCTTTACCCATCGTAATTATCATTTCCGTATTTCTGGGTGCGGTAACCACAGTACAGACAGCGTATCAATTGGTGAGTCCGCTCGTGCCTAAGCAAACCATTGCACAGATTGTCCGTGATAGTGTGATCCTGGAATTATCTCCAACCGTTGTCAGTATCGTACTGGCCGGTGTAGTAGGTAGTAAGATTGCCAGCGAACTGGGTAATATGCGTACCACAGAACAAATTGATGCTTTGGAAATCATGGGCATCAATACCCATACCTATTTAATTCTTCCCAAGATTTTGGGTGCTTTAATCGTAGTGCCTTGCTTGATTGTACTCTCTGCAGTGCTCGCTATCTGGGGCGGACGTACAGCCGGTAGTGCTGCAGGCATTTTGGCTACGGATATCTTCGATGCGGGCCTGCGTCAGAACATCGTTTTCTATAACATCAATTTTGCGCTATATAAGGCTTACACTTTTGCCTTTATCATCAGCAGTGTACCTGCCTATTATGGCTACCATGTAAAAGGCGGTGCTTTGGAAATTGGCAGGGCCAGTACCAGCGCTGTGGTGGTGAGTTGTATCCTCATCCTGTTTGCCGATTATGCGTTGGCTGCTTTGTTGCTCTGA
- a CDS encoding DUF4442 domain-containing protein — MHPIKYRLFLFSKLPMAFLAGLRITELDASKCTIYVKYRWLNTNPFASMYFAVQAMAAEMSTGVLCLANIHGRKPGCSMLVVQMEAQFQKRVTGYVHFTCADGAAAQAAINKAIETGESQTIVMRSEGINDKGEVAAVFQITWSFKAKGK; from the coding sequence ATGCATCCCATCAAATACCGTTTATTCCTGTTCAGTAAACTGCCCATGGCATTTTTGGCCGGCTTGCGTATTACTGAATTAGATGCATCGAAGTGTACGATTTATGTAAAGTACCGCTGGTTAAATACCAACCCATTTGCCAGCATGTATTTCGCTGTTCAGGCCATGGCGGCTGAAATGAGTACCGGTGTGTTGTGTTTAGCCAATATTCACGGCAGAAAACCCGGCTGTAGTATGTTGGTGGTTCAGATGGAAGCTCAGTTTCAAAAACGTGTAACGGGTTATGTGCATTTTACCTGTGCAGATGGTGCAGCTGCGCAAGCGGCTATCAATAAAGCCATTGAAACAGGCGAATCACAAACCATTGTGATGCGCAGTGAAGGTATCAATGATAAAGGCGAAGTAGCAGCGGTGTTTCAAATTACCTGGTCATTCAAAGCAAAAGGAAAATAA